A genome region from Microbacterium sp. Nx66 includes the following:
- a CDS encoding cupin domain-containing protein — MQKTSLIALARHELSQAKEASSGRSAKTVFGGHEHQLRQTLIALKAGESLAEHESSGEATLQVLEGRVLLRFGDLSWNGSPGDLLIIPDGLHSLDAIEDSVILLTVVKKH, encoded by the coding sequence ATGCAAAAGACCTCACTCATCGCCCTCGCGCGACACGAACTCTCTCAGGCGAAGGAAGCGTCCAGTGGTAGAAGCGCGAAGACCGTCTTCGGAGGACACGAGCATCAACTCCGACAAACGCTTATTGCTCTCAAGGCCGGCGAAAGCCTGGCTGAGCACGAAAGCTCCGGAGAGGCAACCCTGCAAGTCCTCGAGGGCCGCGTCCTGCTCAGATTCGGAGACCTGTCGTGGAACGGATCTCCCGGTGACCTCCTCATCATCCCGGACGGGCTCCACTCACTCGACGCCATCGAGGACTCAGTCATCCTCCTGACCGTCGTTAAGAAGCACTGA
- a CDS encoding cupin domain-containing protein, translating into MTINDIGPRPNAFDIEEATRRNENYRSVAWTGKYLQVTLMSIPVGESIGLEVHQNTDQFLRLDAGQGRAVMGPAKDRLDFEQNVSDGWSVQVPAGTWHDVINTGDEPLRLYAIYAPVHHAPGITQRTSDKAEQDEATGKDEPPAWTVQPEDSAPDEHAN; encoded by the coding sequence ATGACCATCAACGACATCGGGCCCCGCCCGAACGCGTTCGACATCGAAGAGGCCACCCGGCGGAACGAGAACTACCGCAGCGTGGCGTGGACCGGGAAGTATTTGCAGGTCACGCTGATGTCTATCCCGGTCGGGGAGTCCATCGGCCTGGAGGTCCACCAGAACACCGATCAGTTCCTGCGCCTCGATGCCGGACAGGGCAGGGCCGTCATGGGCCCGGCCAAGGACCGGCTCGACTTCGAGCAAAACGTCTCGGATGGGTGGTCTGTCCAGGTCCCCGCCGGCACCTGGCATGACGTGATCAACACTGGCGACGAACCGCTGCGCCTCTACGCGATTTATGCCCCGGTGCACCACGCACCTGGCATCACCCAGAGAACCAGCGACAAGGCAGAACAAGACGAAGCGACCGGTAAGGACGAGCCTCCCGCATGGACCGTCCAGCCCGAGGACAGCGCGCCGGACGAGCACGCCAACTGA
- a CDS encoding acetoin reductase: MAIQDKVALVTGAGQGIGRGIALRLAADGFDIAVADIEPQREKGDSVVAEIEQLGRKAVFVAADVSKRDQVVAAVDAAAEQLGGFDVIVNNAGIAQIKPVLEITAEELDQIFRINVDSVVWGIQAAAAKFEQLGHGGKIISAASIASIQGFPILSAYSASKFAVRGFTQAAAQELAPKGITVNAYAPGIVGTGMWELIDAELSKINGKPLGQNLKENVEGIALGRIETPEDVAKVVSFFAGPDSDYVTGQVLLVDGGMLYN, encoded by the coding sequence ATGGCTATTCAGGATAAGGTCGCATTGGTCACCGGAGCCGGGCAGGGGATCGGGCGCGGCATCGCGCTTCGTCTCGCCGCCGACGGTTTTGACATCGCCGTCGCGGACATCGAGCCGCAGCGCGAGAAGGGTGATTCGGTCGTCGCCGAGATCGAGCAGCTGGGCCGAAAAGCGGTCTTCGTCGCTGCGGACGTGTCGAAGCGCGACCAGGTCGTTGCCGCTGTCGACGCAGCCGCCGAACAGCTCGGCGGGTTCGATGTGATCGTCAACAACGCCGGCATCGCCCAGATCAAGCCCGTACTCGAGATCACCGCCGAAGAGCTCGATCAGATCTTCCGGATCAACGTCGACAGCGTGGTCTGGGGCATCCAGGCGGCCGCAGCGAAGTTTGAACAGCTCGGTCACGGTGGAAAGATCATCTCCGCGGCATCCATCGCGTCGATCCAGGGGTTCCCCATCCTCAGCGCGTATTCGGCCTCGAAGTTCGCCGTTCGCGGCTTCACCCAGGCGGCCGCGCAGGAGCTCGCTCCGAAGGGCATCACGGTGAACGCTTACGCGCCCGGCATCGTCGGCACCGGCATGTGGGAACTCATCGACGCCGAGCTCAGCAAGATCAACGGCAAGCCACTCGGCCAGAACCTCAAGGAAAACGTGGAGGGCATCGCGCTCGGCCGCATCGAGACCCCCGAGGACGTCGCGAAGGTCGTGTCGTTCTTCGCCGGCCCCGACTCGGACTACGTCACCGGCCAGGTGCTTCTCGTCGACGGCGGCATGCTTTACAACTGA
- a CDS encoding multicopper oxidase family protein, which yields MAAAQRMPLTPFVDVLPLPERLLARDHNGRLTVRIRTGSHSFHRDLPRSRVWGYDGTLPGPTIEAERGHPVRVEWRNELDGGLPVIVTMAGDEVDADGVPVQCSPGLSGGTPDPHAAALTGHSVVHLHGGLTPAVYDGWTENLFAPGQLAVFDYPMDQRATLLWYHDHVMGVTRFDVYAGLAGLWIIRDQRERDLGLPEGPPYEVPLLLQDRNFGLDEGGRLTGQLVHKTDPGVMEAFAPFTVVNGKIWPILDVQPATYRFRVLNGSNARTFRLVLLRDGVPEFDRITQIGTDSGLLREPVALPPDGLVLASAERADLLVDFSDLQPGTELTLYNTAGAPFDGAPFPAADAADAADLDALLPYPQVMRFRVVPGPVAHRPVPRELATDFALPKPEELDAAPRRAIALVEREFEDVPNMLTMRELAVVDDEDETTGPLITLTDGDHTTRYRAVAAHFEDTATFFPMLGQYEIWQLINLTDDTHPIHIHLDPFQVLARRPIGWEIPDDGIGDLDLSARITLGRDPDDELDHVIDANERGLKDTVRVNPHEIVEIAVRFHAYSGRYMYHCHILEHEDRDMMRPFVTMPPELMPFMA from the coding sequence ATGGCCGCCGCGCAGCGCATGCCTCTGACGCCGTTCGTCGACGTTCTGCCGTTGCCCGAGCGCCTGCTCGCGCGCGATCACAACGGCCGTCTGACTGTGCGGATCCGTACCGGCTCACACAGCTTCCATCGCGATCTGCCCCGGTCGCGTGTGTGGGGCTACGACGGCACGCTCCCAGGCCCGACGATCGAGGCTGAGCGCGGCCACCCGGTCCGCGTCGAGTGGCGCAACGAGCTTGACGGCGGGCTGCCCGTCATCGTAACGATGGCCGGCGACGAGGTCGACGCCGACGGTGTGCCTGTGCAGTGCAGTCCCGGTCTGAGCGGCGGCACGCCGGACCCGCACGCCGCGGCGCTGACGGGACACTCGGTCGTGCACCTGCACGGTGGCCTGACACCGGCCGTGTACGACGGCTGGACCGAGAACCTCTTCGCACCCGGCCAGCTCGCCGTATTTGACTACCCGATGGACCAACGCGCGACGCTGCTCTGGTACCACGACCACGTGATGGGCGTCACTCGGTTCGACGTATACGCCGGGCTGGCGGGACTGTGGATCATCCGCGACCAGCGCGAACGTGACCTCGGGCTGCCCGAGGGACCACCGTACGAGGTGCCGCTGCTGCTGCAGGACCGTAACTTCGGACTCGACGAGGGCGGTCGGCTGACCGGCCAGCTGGTGCACAAGACCGACCCTGGGGTGATGGAGGCCTTCGCGCCGTTCACGGTCGTCAACGGCAAAATCTGGCCTATCCTCGACGTCCAGCCCGCCACGTACCGCTTCCGCGTGCTCAACGGCTCCAACGCCCGCACCTTCCGGCTCGTGCTGCTGCGAGACGGCGTGCCCGAATTCGATCGCATCACTCAGATCGGCACCGACTCGGGCCTACTCCGCGAGCCCGTCGCGCTGCCACCCGACGGGCTGGTCCTCGCCTCAGCCGAGCGCGCCGACCTGCTCGTCGACTTCTCGGACCTTCAACCGGGCACCGAGCTCACGCTCTACAACACCGCCGGCGCTCCGTTCGATGGCGCGCCCTTTCCCGCCGCTGATGCCGCCGATGCCGCGGATCTCGACGCGCTGCTGCCGTACCCCCAGGTCATGCGTTTCCGTGTCGTCCCGGGCCCGGTCGCGCACCGTCCGGTGCCCCGCGAACTGGCGACCGACTTCGCCCTGCCAAAACCCGAGGAGCTGGACGCGGCGCCGCGGCGTGCCATCGCGCTTGTCGAGCGCGAGTTCGAGGACGTACCCAACATGCTGACCATGCGTGAGCTCGCCGTTGTCGACGACGAGGACGAGACGACCGGTCCGCTGATCACCCTCACCGACGGCGACCACACGACGCGCTACCGCGCGGTTGCCGCCCACTTCGAGGACACCGCCACGTTCTTCCCGATGCTCGGCCAGTACGAGATCTGGCAGCTCATCAACCTCACCGATGACACGCACCCCATCCACATCCACCTCGATCCCTTCCAGGTCCTCGCGCGCCGGCCCATCGGCTGGGAGATCCCCGACGACGGCATCGGCGATCTCGACCTCAGCGCGCGGATCACTCTCGGTCGCGACCCCGACGACGAGCTCGACCACGTCATCGACGCCAACGAGCGCGGGCTCAAAGACACAGTCCGCGTCAACCCCCACGAAATCGTCGAGATCGCCGTCCGGTTCCACGCCTACAGCGGCCGCTACATGTACCACTGCCACATCCTCGAGCACGAGGATCGCGATATGATGCGGCCCTTTGTGACCATGCCTCCCGAACTCATGCCGTTCATGGCGTGA
- a CDS encoding M23 family metallopeptidase has translation MKSFGLAVLGGILAVALGVTFLLASVQRSDASTCLADPSNYPAEGINGYKGDQLANAAAIIGAAQQLSLGEDAQIIGVMTAMGESSLKNITYGDDINGVVNPDGTPTSSIGLFQQQDWWGSVEDRMDPTKSATLFFGRLVAVDGWQDMEPSHAIWRVQINSDKNHYAKYETDATAIVEALSGPCGSGDWIVPARGTVSGVFGDSRGDHAHMGTDLADGTCDGPIWAASAGVIDNTGENKGGGGYIWIKHADGVMTGYFHMKPINFMVVEGQAVQAGDQIGKVGNEGNSYGCHLHYEVKVDGEYVNPQTFMEGLGVPLPR, from the coding sequence ATGAAGTCGTTCGGCCTGGCGGTGCTCGGCGGCATCCTTGCCGTCGCTCTCGGCGTGACCTTCCTGTTGGCATCGGTGCAGCGCAGCGACGCATCGACATGCCTCGCGGACCCGTCGAACTACCCCGCTGAGGGCATCAACGGCTACAAGGGTGACCAGCTCGCCAACGCGGCCGCGATCATCGGAGCTGCACAGCAGCTCTCGCTCGGCGAAGACGCGCAGATCATCGGCGTCATGACGGCGATGGGCGAGAGCAGCCTCAAAAACATCACCTACGGCGACGACATCAACGGTGTCGTGAACCCTGACGGAACCCCGACCAGTAGCATCGGCCTGTTCCAGCAGCAGGATTGGTGGGGGAGCGTTGAAGACCGCATGGACCCCACCAAGTCCGCAACGCTGTTCTTCGGCCGCCTCGTCGCCGTCGACGGCTGGCAGGACATGGAGCCCTCACACGCGATCTGGCGCGTACAGATCAACTCCGACAAGAACCACTACGCGAAGTACGAAACGGACGCTACGGCGATCGTGGAGGCTCTCAGCGGCCCGTGTGGATCGGGCGACTGGATTGTGCCGGCCCGCGGCACCGTCTCCGGTGTCTTCGGAGACAGTCGAGGCGATCATGCGCACATGGGAACCGACCTCGCGGACGGCACCTGCGACGGCCCGATCTGGGCCGCATCCGCAGGCGTCATCGACAACACCGGGGAGAACAAGGGCGGCGGCGGGTACATCTGGATCAAGCACGCCGACGGCGTGATGACCGGATACTTCCACATGAAGCCGATCAACTTCATGGTGGTCGAGGGGCAGGCCGTGCAGGCCGGCGACCAAATCGGGAAGGTCGGCAACGAGGGCAATTCGTACGGCTGCCACCTGCACTACGAAGTGAAGGTGGACGGCGAGTACGTGAACCCGCAGACCTTCATGGAAGGCCTCGGCGTCCCCCTGCCGCGCTAG
- a CDS encoding ATP/GTP-binding protein, translating into MSDTTASGRRSRRQAQAVDVEETQPVENVAGEISPYELPGPARRTNVRKARRGYYAPKLPGAPSTTRQATVLNTALIGPSTGTQGVANGRDVLSHNLVTHDPVTAYNSVPRLISSPNTVVVGGVGGGKSSFVKTVCVIRPLVIRYRRAVIFDKKNRGGEGEYAELVREWGQGEPIRFTQDGSGSRLNLLDPLIVSQIGDAGTYRLLHAIIRIARDGAQLDVWDEKAARAALSETLATFDAGRIATLGDILPWLGRVDAGDDDMSPASRDRLHQAGLGIRFTLEGLLDEYGGLLDGETSKGVDLTGKLTSFDISQLPAEGPSSNVIRAIGNQWMLGRLRTDPGWQTTCINEEGWDMVEGPAAHLLKSNQKLSRGLGLNNVFVFHKGTDIPKDSPGQTVISEAQSIYVFRQDRKDDADWAVRTFGFDPSTAEVLQTLQPGHFVFKYGSVPETHVQHVRSDIEVTLTDTDEGMRGDARKVQ; encoded by the coding sequence GTGAGCGACACCACAGCATCCGGGCGGCGCTCACGTCGACAGGCACAGGCCGTCGACGTCGAGGAAACGCAGCCCGTCGAGAATGTAGCCGGCGAAATCTCGCCGTACGAACTGCCAGGGCCAGCACGGCGCACGAACGTACGAAAAGCACGGCGCGGCTACTACGCCCCGAAACTGCCCGGAGCGCCGTCGACGACACGACAGGCCACCGTTCTGAACACCGCTCTCATCGGCCCCTCCACGGGCACGCAGGGCGTTGCGAACGGTCGCGACGTCCTGTCGCACAACCTGGTCACACACGACCCGGTGACTGCCTACAACTCAGTGCCGAGGCTGATTTCCTCCCCCAACACGGTTGTGGTTGGGGGAGTGGGTGGCGGTAAGTCGAGCTTCGTCAAAACGGTCTGCGTGATCCGGCCTCTCGTGATCCGCTACCGTCGCGCCGTCATCTTCGACAAGAAGAACCGCGGCGGCGAGGGTGAGTACGCCGAGCTGGTGCGCGAGTGGGGACAGGGCGAACCGATCCGGTTCACCCAGGACGGTTCAGGCTCCCGCCTGAATCTGCTCGATCCGCTCATCGTGAGTCAGATCGGGGACGCCGGCACCTACCGTCTGCTGCACGCGATCATCCGTATTGCCCGTGACGGGGCGCAGCTCGACGTCTGGGATGAGAAGGCAGCTCGCGCAGCCCTGTCCGAGACGCTCGCGACGTTTGACGCCGGCCGCATCGCCACACTGGGCGATATCCTCCCGTGGCTCGGCCGCGTCGACGCGGGCGACGACGACATGTCGCCAGCCTCCCGCGATCGGCTGCACCAAGCCGGCCTCGGCATCCGCTTCACTCTCGAAGGACTGTTGGACGAGTACGGCGGGCTGCTTGACGGCGAGACGAGCAAGGGCGTCGACCTGACAGGCAAGCTCACATCGTTCGATATCTCGCAGCTGCCCGCCGAAGGGCCGTCATCGAACGTCATCCGCGCGATCGGTAACCAGTGGATGCTAGGCCGACTGCGCACCGATCCGGGCTGGCAGACGACATGCATCAACGAGGAAGGCTGGGACATGGTCGAGGGACCGGCCGCCCACCTTCTGAAATCGAATCAGAAGCTCTCGCGCGGGCTCGGGCTGAACAACGTCTTCGTGTTCCACAAGGGAACCGATATCCCGAAGGACTCACCCGGACAGACCGTCATCAGTGAAGCGCAGTCGATCTACGTTTTCCGGCAGGACCGGAAAGACGACGCCGATTGGGCCGTGCGCACGTTCGGTTTCGATCCCAGCACCGCTGAGGTCTTACAGACGCTCCAGCCCGGTCACTTCGTCTTCAAGTATGGATCTGTGCCCGAGACGCACGTGCAGCACGTCCGTTCCGACATCGAGGTCACCCTGACCGACACCGACGAGGGGATGCGCGGCGACGCCCGCAAGGTGCAGTAA
- a CDS encoding MinD/ParA family ATP-binding protein yields MAENAKGSAEFRGAERVQGYSEAIGAEDADTSVSRPAAETELVPLMGDNANNAQVPSSEQLLARLSGGGEDEELAMIVRGSQAAEREEDAAAPAAGPGDLRLRNRERPADVPSLGWNKFLRTLGLKPKPNAAELAAADLGRARSLIRLSTWPRSVGILVANPKGGVGKTPLSLLTAGVLANIRGGGTIVLEVSDDPGALAVRAEGPAAAGVAELLRDMDEIRGAGQLAGYIAQQTSYAAVIGTAGDREALTGEDVKRMAALTDTYYPVRVMDSGNQPSSDAFHGALEVTDVLVIPVLDALPELNGAMQLLRHLHKLGGRAADLARSAIIVRMHDGRTEDPEVRSYADQLVETAGVGAVVHVPFDPHIAQRTTLSFGQLKPATTAAITQLTAVIVSQLNAALRKAE; encoded by the coding sequence ATGGCTGAGAACGCCAAGGGGTCCGCGGAATTCCGCGGGGCTGAAAGAGTCCAGGGATACAGCGAAGCGATCGGAGCGGAGGATGCCGATACTTCGGTATCTCGCCCCGCTGCCGAAACGGAACTTGTCCCCCTAATGGGGGACAACGCGAATAACGCGCAAGTCCCATCATCCGAGCAGCTGCTCGCACGACTGAGTGGCGGGGGAGAGGATGAAGAACTCGCCATGATCGTCCGCGGCTCGCAGGCTGCGGAGCGTGAAGAGGACGCCGCCGCACCAGCTGCCGGCCCCGGCGATCTGCGGTTGCGTAACCGTGAGCGGCCGGCCGATGTGCCGTCGCTCGGCTGGAACAAGTTCCTTCGGACTCTGGGCCTCAAGCCCAAGCCGAATGCCGCTGAGCTGGCGGCCGCCGACCTCGGCCGCGCGCGGTCGCTGATCCGTCTTTCGACATGGCCGCGCAGCGTCGGCATCCTGGTCGCGAACCCGAAAGGGGGCGTCGGTAAGACGCCGCTTTCCCTTCTGACGGCGGGCGTGCTCGCGAACATCCGCGGAGGCGGCACGATCGTTCTCGAAGTCTCGGACGACCCCGGCGCGCTCGCAGTGAGAGCAGAGGGGCCGGCCGCTGCCGGCGTCGCGGAGCTGCTGCGCGACATGGACGAGATTCGAGGGGCCGGCCAGCTCGCCGGCTACATCGCGCAGCAGACGTCATACGCGGCCGTCATCGGCACCGCAGGCGATCGCGAAGCACTCACGGGGGAGGACGTGAAGCGCATGGCAGCGCTCACGGATACCTACTACCCGGTGCGTGTGATGGACTCCGGTAACCAGCCGTCAAGCGATGCCTTCCACGGCGCGCTAGAGGTCACCGACGTTCTCGTGATCCCCGTGCTCGACGCGCTGCCCGAGCTCAACGGGGCGATGCAGCTGCTTCGTCACCTGCACAAGCTCGGCGGCCGCGCGGCCGACCTTGCCCGGTCGGCAATCATCGTGCGGATGCACGACGGCCGTACCGAGGATCCCGAGGTACGTTCCTACGCCGATCAGCTCGTGGAAACAGCTGGCGTCGGAGCCGTCGTGCACGTGCCGTTCGATCCGCACATCGCGCAGCGGACCACGCTCAGCTTCGGCCAGCTCAAGCCGGCAACTACAGCCGCGATCACCCAGCTCACCGCGGTGATCGTCTCCCAGCTCAACGCAGCACTCCGAAAGGCAGAATGA
- a CDS encoding winged helix-turn-helix domain-containing protein, with amino-acid sequence MPRRPLIPGLTGEPAAAHRAVQNESRLSCLRFLLSEGPATRAGISAATGLSVSTTIDALRELEALGYVVGSLEESERSGRHPVYVAQREKVTTELLAFVSWVLR; translated from the coding sequence ATGCCCCGTCGCCCCCTGATCCCCGGTCTTACGGGTGAGCCCGCGGCAGCGCATCGGGCGGTGCAGAACGAATCGCGTCTGAGCTGCTTGCGGTTCCTGCTCAGCGAGGGGCCGGCGACGCGGGCGGGCATCTCCGCCGCTACCGGCCTATCCGTAAGCACGACGATCGACGCACTGCGCGAGCTCGAAGCGCTCGGCTATGTGGTCGGCAGCTTGGAAGAATCCGAGCGCTCCGGACGGCACCCGGTCTACGTCGCGCAGCGCGAAAAGGTGACAACCGAGCTGCTGGCGTTCGTCAGCTGGGTTCTGCGCTGA
- a CDS encoding ParA family protein — MQTLMVYSEAGGVKKTTTAVSVAMIAAEGHEGRGADPDKGLFAIAPVAPRRVVLIDLDPRAAATKWTRTEPAEAWQHVGAILGEKDDATGWAEDLAVQSGWNANLRVIPAARDLSNRESERDDYAELRLKQALTGLEADLVVIDCANRQGGPLTLSALHASEAVLYAATASDSGVDGVTGAQRTVEAYRRHMAALGAASGIEEAGVAVTRDGTGFLSFSETDAIEQIRELAPVIEPIVPHLSIVPEVRMAGEWYGGYRKGQAVRDAYAAIVGKVIR; from the coding sequence ATGCAGACCCTGATGGTTTACAGCGAGGCGGGCGGCGTCAAGAAGACGACGACCGCGGTAAGCGTGGCGATGATCGCCGCCGAAGGCCACGAGGGGAGGGGGGCGGACCCAGACAAGGGACTGTTCGCGATTGCACCCGTCGCGCCTCGTCGGGTCGTGCTCATCGACCTCGACCCACGAGCTGCAGCCACGAAGTGGACTCGCACCGAGCCCGCGGAAGCGTGGCAGCATGTCGGCGCGATTCTGGGGGAGAAGGACGACGCCACGGGCTGGGCCGAAGACCTCGCCGTGCAGAGCGGCTGGAACGCGAATCTTCGCGTGATCCCCGCGGCTCGCGACCTCAGCAACCGAGAGAGCGAGCGAGACGACTACGCAGAGCTGCGACTCAAGCAGGCGTTAACAGGACTCGAGGCGGATCTAGTGGTGATCGACTGCGCGAACCGCCAGGGCGGCCCGCTGACCCTCTCGGCGCTGCACGCCTCCGAGGCGGTGCTGTACGCCGCCACGGCGAGCGATTCGGGTGTGGATGGGGTCACGGGCGCGCAGCGCACTGTAGAGGCTTACAGGCGGCATATGGCCGCTCTGGGCGCGGCGTCCGGGATCGAGGAAGCAGGAGTGGCCGTTACTCGTGACGGAACGGGCTTCCTGAGCTTCAGTGAGACGGATGCGATCGAGCAGATTCGCGAGCTGGCACCCGTCATCGAGCCGATCGTGCCGCATCTGTCGATCGTTCCCGAAGTGCGCATGGCGGGGGAGTGGTACGGCGGATATCGCAAGGGCCAGGCGGTGCGAGACGCGTACGCCGCAATCGTGGGAAAGGTGATCCGATGA
- a CDS encoding antitoxin HicB, with protein sequence MSARTFEVSVEREGTWWVFEIPELGTGGQARNLAEVDYEAQGVAAMWLNVSPETVAVNVTVKGPEHALNEWAAAERDEQEARVAQARAAERRRSVVRELRGQLSAPDVGRVLGISKQRVYQIEKTADAGKTIAGHKVAS encoded by the coding sequence ATGAGCGCACGAACGTTCGAGGTTTCCGTCGAGCGCGAGGGCACCTGGTGGGTGTTCGAGATTCCCGAACTCGGCACTGGCGGCCAGGCGCGCAACCTTGCTGAGGTCGACTACGAGGCTCAGGGCGTCGCCGCGATGTGGCTCAACGTCTCCCCCGAGACAGTCGCAGTCAACGTCACTGTGAAGGGCCCAGAGCACGCCCTCAACGAGTGGGCGGCCGCCGAGCGCGACGAACAGGAAGCGCGAGTCGCGCAGGCCCGAGCTGCCGAGCGTCGCCGCTCCGTGGTGCGCGAACTCCGCGGGCAGCTCAGCGCCCCCGACGTCGGCCGCGTGCTCGGGATCAGCAAGCAGCGCGTCTATCAGATCGAGAAGACCGCCGACGCCGGCAAGACGATCGCCGGACACAAGGTCGCTTCGTAA
- a CDS encoding type II toxin-antitoxin system HicA family toxin — protein sequence MKAQKTRDVLKYLKGLGWVYLRDGQGSHELWGMPDESVKASIPTGHREVSPGVLRQIQNVGVELPREWR from the coding sequence ATGAAAGCACAGAAGACGCGGGACGTCCTCAAGTACCTGAAAGGGCTCGGCTGGGTCTACCTCCGGGACGGCCAGGGAAGCCACGAGCTTTGGGGAATGCCCGATGAATCTGTCAAGGCGTCGATCCCGACCGGACACCGCGAGGTCTCCCCCGGGGTGCTGCGCCAGATCCAGAATGTAGGAGTCGAGTTGCCGCGCGAGTGGCGATGA
- a CDS encoding DUF488 domain-containing protein, translating to MSEQGGPEEVDQAVERPQVRVRRIYEDPDPADGDRVLVDRLWPRGMSKVRAHLDEWCKQVAPSPELRRWYAHDPAKYPEFRRRYLGELRGPDHADALADLRQRAAAGALTLLTAAKRSDISEATVLKELLDPHAS from the coding sequence GTGTCGGAACAGGGGGGACCCGAAGAGGTTGACCAGGCCGTGGAGCGGCCGCAGGTCCGGGTGCGCAGGATCTACGAGGACCCCGACCCCGCTGACGGGGACCGTGTCCTGGTGGACCGTCTGTGGCCGCGCGGCATGAGCAAGGTGCGCGCCCATCTGGACGAGTGGTGCAAACAGGTCGCCCCCTCACCCGAGTTGCGTCGGTGGTACGCCCACGATCCGGCGAAGTACCCGGAGTTCCGCCGCCGCTACCTGGGGGAGCTCCGTGGTCCCGACCATGCCGACGCGCTCGCGGACCTGCGGCAACGGGCAGCAGCCGGTGCCCTCACGCTGCTCACCGCCGCGAAACGCTCCGACATCTCCGAGGCCACCGTGTTGAAGGAACTCCTGGACCCCCACGCATCCTGA
- a CDS encoding glutaredoxin domain-containing protein: MNKAEKAQADGIVVVFSPEDSCVQCNATYRALDAKGINYRTITVPDDDDETRGLLRELGFMQFPVVWAPRVGYWAGFRPDKIDGIHKRAILPSDAT; this comes from the coding sequence ATGAACAAGGCAGAGAAGGCACAGGCAGACGGAATCGTCGTCGTGTTCAGCCCCGAGGATTCATGCGTTCAATGCAACGCGACCTATCGGGCGCTCGACGCTAAGGGCATCAACTACCGCACGATCACCGTTCCCGACGATGACGACGAGACACGCGGGTTGCTCCGCGAACTCGGGTTCATGCAGTTCCCCGTCGTGTGGGCTCCCCGCGTCGGCTACTGGGCGGGATTCCGCCCCGACAAGATCGACGGCATTCACAAACGAGCGATATTGCCGTCTGATGCAACGTGA
- a CDS encoding glutaredoxin domain-containing protein, translating into MSAQVTVYGAEGCWKCTNTARALELAGIVHQVVDVDAAGLRDELRDRGIRELPYVVLNGGGSWTGLRLDKIVELRRVAV; encoded by the coding sequence ATGAGCGCACAGGTGACGGTCTACGGGGCTGAGGGCTGCTGGAAGTGCACGAACACGGCACGAGCGTTGGAGCTGGCCGGCATCGTGCATCAGGTCGTCGATGTCGACGCTGCCGGCCTCCGAGACGAGCTGCGTGATCGGGGCATCCGAGAGCTGCCGTACGTCGTCCTCAATGGTGGCGGCAGCTGGACCGGACTACGGCTCGACAAGATCGTGGAGCTGCGGAGAGTGGCCGTCTAG
- a CDS encoding VIT1/CCC1 transporter family protein encodes MDDNALEGAHLNEPHSGDLGGRLNWLRAGVLGANDGIVSVAALVVGVAGATTDFAPLLTAGIAGLVGGAISMALGEYVSVSSQSDSQRALIAKERQELADDPAAELEELTGIYQAKGLTPETARKVAEELTAHDVLTAHLEAELGMTEDHVVSPWAAAGASALAFTIGGLLPLLAILLPPVDLRVPITFAVVLLALALTGFVSAKIGGNPAVRPTVRVVVGGALALAATFALGSLLGTTGIA; translated from the coding sequence ATGGACGACAACGCGCTTGAGGGCGCCCACCTCAACGAGCCTCACTCTGGCGATCTCGGTGGGCGATTGAACTGGTTGCGGGCAGGCGTTCTGGGCGCCAACGATGGCATCGTCTCGGTCGCGGCGCTCGTCGTGGGTGTCGCCGGGGCGACGACGGATTTCGCTCCTCTGCTGACGGCGGGCATCGCGGGGCTGGTCGGTGGGGCGATCTCGATGGCGCTGGGTGAGTACGTTTCGGTCAGCAGTCAGAGCGATAGCCAGCGGGCACTGATCGCGAAGGAACGCCAGGAGCTGGCAGACGATCCCGCTGCGGAGCTCGAAGAGCTCACTGGGATCTACCAGGCGAAGGGGCTGACTCCGGAGACAGCACGCAAGGTCGCGGAAGAGCTGACCGCCCACGACGTCCTCACCGCGCACCTGGAAGCAGAGCTCGGAATGACCGAAGACCACGTGGTGAGCCCGTGGGCTGCGGCTGGAGCGTCGGCTCTTGCTTTCACTATCGGCGGGTTGCTCCCGTTGCTGGCGATCCTGCTGCCGCCCGTCGACCTGCGCGTCCCGATCACATTCGCCGTCGTCCTGCTCGCGCTGGCGCTGACGGGGTTCGTAAGTGCCAAGATTGGCGGGAACCCTGCGGTCCGGCCAACGGTCAGGGTCGTGGTCGGTGGGGCGCTCGCTCTCGCCGCGACGTTCGCACTCGGCTCGTTGCTCGGAACGACCGGCATTGCCTGA